From one Cynocephalus volans isolate mCynVol1 chromosome X, mCynVol1.pri, whole genome shotgun sequence genomic stretch:
- the LOC134367909 gene encoding melanoma-associated antigen B1-like gives MPRGRKSKLRAREKRHQAQSETQGLQGAQAAAAEEESPSTSSLVLGVTPPGSPAAGIPQKPQGAPHTPTAAVGVSRKRSGKGAKGKGEGRKNSSQASTSTESSRHDLLTRKAGTLMQFMLHKYKMKEPIMKAEMLKVVHKRYREQFPEILKRASRNMELVFGLDLKEVNPRNHSYTLVSKLNPTDDGSLSGSRGFPRNGLLMPLLGVIFFSGNCASEKEMWEFLNMMGVFDGKSHFIFGDVRKLITQDLVKERYLEYQQVPNSDPPRYQFLWGPRAHAETSKMKVLEFLAQLINTTPSVFPLHYEEALRDEKEKASARAAAMRGTSAKASACSRPTHLTAPPAPSDV, from the coding sequence ATGCCTCGGGGTCGAAAGAGTAAGCTCCGAGCCCGTGAGAAACGCCACCAGGCCCAAAGTGAGACCCAGGGTCTTCAGGGTGCTCAGGCCGCTGCAGCAGAGGAAGAGTCCCCTTCCACTTCCTCTCTTGTTTTGGGGGTTACTCCTCCTGGCTCCCCTGCTGCTGGCATTCCCCAGAAGCCTCAGGgagccccccacacccccactgctGCTGTGGGTGTTTCACGCAAGAGATCTGGTAAAGGTGCCAAGGGTAAAGGTGAGGGAAGAAAAAATTCCTCCCAGGCCTCAACCTCCACTGAGAGCTCACGCCATGATCTTCTAACCAGGAAGGCCGGAACGCTGATGCAGTTCATGCTGCacaagtataaaatgaaagagcCCATTATGAAGGCAGAGATGCTGAAGGTTGTCCACAAAAGGTACAGAGAGCAATTCCCTGAGATCCTCAAGAGAGCCTCTAGGAACATGGAGCTGGTCTTTGGCCTTGACTTGAAGGAAGTCaaccccagaaatcactcctaTACCCTTGTCAGCAAGCTAAATCCCACCGATGATGGGAGCCTGAGCGGTTCCCGGGGCTTTCCCAGGAATGGGCTTCTAATGCCTCTGCTGGGTGTGATCTTCTTCAGTGGCAATTGCGCCTCCGAGAAAGAGATGTGGGAATTCCTGAATATGATGGGAGTCTTTGATGGGAAGAGTCATTTCATCTTTGGGGATGTCAGGAAGCTCATCACCCAAGATCTGGTGAAGGAAAGGTACCTGGAGTATCAGCAGGTACCCAACAGTGATCCTCCACGCTATCAGTTCCTGTGGGGTCCAAGAGCCCATGCTGAAACCAGCAAGATGAAAGTCCTGGAGTTTTTGGCCCAACTCATTAATACCACCCCTAGTGTCTTCCCACTCCATTATGAAGAGGCTttgagagatgagaaagaaaaagcttcagCCAGAGCCGCAGCCATGCGTGGCACTTCTGCCAAGGCCAGTGCATGTTCTAGGCCTACACATCtgacagctcctcctgcccctagTGACGTGTGA
- the LOC134367910 gene encoding melanoma-associated antigen B1-like, which yields MPRGRKSKLRAREKRHQAQSETQGLQGAQAAAAEEESPSTSSLVLGVTPPGSPAAGIPQKPQGAPHTPTAAVGVSRKRSGKGAKGKGEGRKNSSQASTSTESSRHDLLTRKAGTLMQFMLHKYKMKEPIMKAEMLKVVHKRYREQFPEILKRASRNMELVFGLDLKEVNPRNHSYTLVSKLNPTDDGSLSGSRGFPRNGLLMPLLGVIFFSGNCASEKEMWEFLNMMGVFDGKSHFIFGDVRKLITQDLVKERYLEYQQVPNSDPPRYQFLWGPRAHAETSKMKVLEFLAQLINTTPSVFPFHYEEALRDEKEKASARAAAMRGTSAKASACSRPTHLTAPPAPSDV from the coding sequence ATGCCTCGGGGTCGAAAGAGTAAGCTCCGAGCCCGTGAGAAACGCCACCAGGCCCAAAGTGAGACCCAGGGTCTTCAGGGTGCTCAGGCCGCTGCAGCAGAGGAAGAGTCCCCTTCCACTTCCTCTCTTGTTTTGGGGGTTACTCCTCCTGGCTCCCCTGCTGCTGGCATTCCCCAGAAGCCTCAGGgagccccccacacccccactgctGCTGTGGGTGTTTCACGCAAGAGATCTGGTAAAGGTGCCAAGGGTAAAGGTGAGGGAAGAAAAAATTCCTCCCAGGCCTCAACCTCCACTGAGAGCTCACGCCATGATCTTCTAACCAGGAAGGCCGGAACGCTGATGCAGTTCATGCTGCacaagtataaaatgaaagagcCCATTATGAAGGCAGAGATGCTGAAGGTTGTCCACAAAAGGTACAGAGAGCAATTCCCTGAGATCCTCAAGAGAGCCTCTAGGAACATGGAGCTGGTCTTTGGCCTTGACTTGAAGGAAGTCaaccccagaaatcactcctaTACCCTTGTCAGCAAGCTAAATCCCACCGATGATGGGAGCCTGAGCGGTTCCCGGGGCTTTCCCAGGAATGGGCTTCTAATGCCTCTGCTGGGTGTGATCTTCTTCAGTGGCAATTGCGCCTCCGAGAAAGAGATGTGGGAATTCCTGAATATGATGGGAGTCTTTGATGGGAAGAGTCATTTCATCTTTGGGGATGTCAGGAAGCTCATCACCCAAGATCTGGTGAAGGAAAGGTACCTGGAGTATCAGCAGGTACCCAACAGTGATCCTCCACGCTATCAGTTCCTGTGGGGTCCAAGAGCCCATGCTGAAACCAGCAAGATGAAAGTCCTGGAGTTTTTGGCCCAACTCATTAATACCACCCCTAGTGTCTTCCCATTCCATTATGAAGAGGCTttgagagatgagaaagaaaaagcttcagCCAGAGCCGCAGCCATGCGTGGCACTTCTGCCAAGGCCAGTGCATGTTCTAGGCCTACACATCtgacagctcctcctgcccctagTGACGTGTGA